The following coding sequences lie in one Lolium perenne isolate Kyuss_39 chromosome 2, Kyuss_2.0, whole genome shotgun sequence genomic window:
- the LOC127333463 gene encoding uncharacterized protein has translation MHVLRDLLVVGELGSAAVEVTGPTSLSPLKLRSVTGQIFPVSAPTSGHTGRRTPRRKRFCSSYSRRIGGRWARPTSAEPWCGRPSSMPKLRLPTSFLPWVSRWFTSGRLSDCLQFFGHGHG, from the exons ATGCACGTGCTGCGTGACCTCCTGGTCGTCGGCGAGCTCGGCAGCGCCGCCGTGGAGGTCACGGGCCCCACGTCTCTGTCCCCTTTGAAGCTCCGGTCCGTCACTGGTCAGATTTTTCCGGTGTCCGCCCCGACTTCAGGTCACACTGGCCGGAG AACGCCACGAAGGAAAAGATTCTGCTCGAGCTACAGTAGGAGGATAGGAGGAAGGTGGGCCAGGCCAACCTCTGCTGAGCCCTGGTGCGGCAGGCCTTCGTCGATGCCCAAGCTAAGATTGCCGACATCGTTTCTGCCATGGGTGAGCCGCTGGTTCACGTCAGGCAG GTTAAGTGACTGCCTCCAGTTCTTTGGTCATGGCCATGGCTAA